In Strigops habroptila isolate Jane chromosome 4, bStrHab1.2.pri, whole genome shotgun sequence, a single genomic region encodes these proteins:
- the MDK gene encoding midkine isoform X1 has translation MKGRMQVRSLLLLLALMLLAATTEAGKNKKEKVKKDVSKCEDWHWGPCVPNSKDCGLGYREGTCRDESKKLKCKIPCNWKKKFGADCKYKFESWGGCSAQTGVKTRSGILKKALYNAQCEEIVYVTKPCSSKIKSKTKAKKGKGKD, from the exons ATGAAAG GCAGGATGCAGGTCCGGagcctccttctcctcctggcGCTGATGCTGCTGGCCGCCACCACCGAGGCTGGCAAGAACAAGAAAG AGAAGGTGAAGAAGGATGTGTCCAAGTGCGAGGACTGGCACTGGGGACCCTGCGTCCCCAACAGCAAGGACTGTGGCCTGGGCTACCGCGAGGGGACTTGCAGAGACGAGAGCAAGAAGCTCAAGTGCAAGATCCCCTGCAACTGGAAGAAGAAGTTTGGAG CCGACTGCAAGTACAAGTTTGAGAGCTGGGGAGGATGTAGTGCTCAGACGGGTGTGAAGACTCGCTCTGGCATCCTGAAGAAAGCCCTGTACAATGCCCAGTGTGAGGAGATCGTCTATGTGACCAAGCCCTGCTCGTCCAAGATCAAGTCGAAGACCAAAG CAAAGAAGGGCAAGGGGAAGGACTAG
- the MDK gene encoding midkine isoform X2: MQVRSLLLLLALMLLAATTEAGKNKKEKVKKDVSKCEDWHWGPCVPNSKDCGLGYREGTCRDESKKLKCKIPCNWKKKFGADCKYKFESWGGCSAQTGVKTRSGILKKALYNAQCEEIVYVTKPCSSKIKSKTKAKKGKGKD, encoded by the exons ATGCAGGTCCGGagcctccttctcctcctggcGCTGATGCTGCTGGCCGCCACCACCGAGGCTGGCAAGAACAAGAAAG AGAAGGTGAAGAAGGATGTGTCCAAGTGCGAGGACTGGCACTGGGGACCCTGCGTCCCCAACAGCAAGGACTGTGGCCTGGGCTACCGCGAGGGGACTTGCAGAGACGAGAGCAAGAAGCTCAAGTGCAAGATCCCCTGCAACTGGAAGAAGAAGTTTGGAG CCGACTGCAAGTACAAGTTTGAGAGCTGGGGAGGATGTAGTGCTCAGACGGGTGTGAAGACTCGCTCTGGCATCCTGAAGAAAGCCCTGTACAATGCCCAGTGTGAGGAGATCGTCTATGTGACCAAGCCCTGCTCGTCCAAGATCAAGTCGAAGACCAAAG CAAAGAAGGGCAAGGGGAAGGACTAG
- the CHRM4 gene encoding muscarinic acetylcholine receptor M4: MAAENGSAAGGGAAWGLPDFIFQKELFAARDTDPMHNFSAQPWQAKMANLTYDNFTLGNHSEVAIQPPTNYKTVELIFIATVTGSLSLVTVVGNILVMLSIKVNRQLQTVNNYFLFSLACADLIIGVFSMNLYTVYIIKGYWPLGAVVCDLWLALDYVVSNASVMNLLIISFDRYFCVTKPLTYPARRTTKMAGLMIAFAWVLSFILWAPAILFWQFIVGKRTVPERECYIQFLSNPAVTFGTAIAAFYLPVVIMTVLYIHISLASRSRVGRHKPESRKDRKGRSLSFFKAPLIKQNNNNSPKRATEVKEEVRNGKVDDQTSAQTEGTGHQEEKETSNESSTVSMTQTTKDKPTAEILPAAQSQSPSHRRTNPTSKWSKIKIVTKQSGSECVTAIEIVPGKGGASDRNSLANSRPANVARKFASIARSQVRKKRQMAAREKKVTRTIFAILLAFMVTWTPYNVMVLINTFCETCVPETVWSIGYWLCYVNSTINPACYALCNATFKKTFKHLLLCQYRNIGTAR, translated from the exons ATTTCATCTTCCAGAAGGAGCTGTTTGCTGCCAGAGACACAG ACCCCATGCACAActtctctgctcagccctggcagGCGAAGATGGCCAACCTGACCTACGACAACTTCACCCTGGGCAACCACTCCGAGGTGGCCATCCAGCCTCCCACCAACTACAAGACAGTGGAGCTGATTTTCATCGCCACGGTCACTGGCTCGCTCAGCCTCGTCACGGTGGTGGGGAACATCCTGGTGATGCTGTCCATCAAGGTGAACCGCCAGCTCCAGACTGTCAACAATTACTTCCTCTTCAGCCTGGCCTGTGCAGACCTCATCATCGGGGTCTTCTCCATGAACCTCTACACAGTCTACATCATCAAAGGCTACTGGCCACTAGGGGCTGTGGTGTGCGACCTGTGGCTGGCCCTGGACTACGTGGTGAGCAATGCCTCTGTCATGAACTTGCTCATCATCAGCTTTGACCGGTACTTCTGTGTCACCAAGCCCCTGACGTACCCGGCCAGGAGGACCACCAAGATGGCAGGGCTAATGATCGCGTTCGCGTGGGTATTGTCCTTCATTCTCTGGGCCCCTGCCATCTTGTTCTGGCAGTTCATTGTGGGCAAGAGGACAGTCCCTGAGAGGGAATGCTACATCCAGTTCCTCTCCAACCCGGCGGTGACCTTCGGCACGGCCATCGCTGCTTTCTACCTGCCCGTAGTCATCATGACAGTGCTGTACATCCACATCTCCCTggccagcaggagcagggtgggGAGGCACAAGcctgaaagcaggaaagataGGAAAGGCAGGTCCCTCAGCTTCTTCAAGGCCCCCCTGATCAAACAGAACAACAATAACTCCCCCAAGAGGGCCACAGAGGTGAAGGAGGAGGTGAGGAACGGCAAAGTGGATGACCAGACTTCAGCACAGACAGAAGGCACTGGCCatcaggaggagaaggagacaTCCAACGAGTCCAGCACTGTCAGCATGACCCAGACCACAAAAGACAAGCCCACAGCGGAGATCTTGCCAGCAGCACAAAGTCAGAGCCCGTCCCACCGCCGGACGAACCCGACTTCCAAGTGGTCCAAGATTAAGATCGTCACCAAGCAGAGCGGGTCTGAATGTGTCACTGCCATCGAGATTGTCCCCGGGAAGGGAGGAGCCTCTGACCGCAACTCGCTGGCCAACAGCCGCCCGGCCAATGTTGCCAGGAAGTTTGCCAGCATCGCCAGGAGCCAGGTACGGAAGAAGCGGCAGATGGCAGCCCGGGAGAAGAAGGTCACCCGCACCATATTTGCCATCCTGCTGGCCTTCATGGTCACGTGGACTCCGTACAATGTGATGGTCCTCATCAACACCTTCTGCGAGACCTGTGTACCCGAAACAGTGTGGTCCATCGGCTACTGGCTCTGCTACGTCAACAGCACCATCAACCCAGCCTGCTATGCCCTCTGCAATGCCACGTTCAAGAAAACCTTCAAGCACCTTCTCCTGTGCCAGTACAGGAACATTGGCACAGCCAGATAA